The Mytilus edulis chromosome 4, xbMytEdul2.2, whole genome shotgun sequence nucleotide sequence TACGTGGCTCGGTTTGGCAACTTTTTAATGAAAGTAAAcattctatatatacaatatcatGGTCTGCCTCCCCTAATGGTGGCATGGTTTCAGTTTTTTCAATGATGGCCGGATAATTTGTTAACACAAGATCTAAAATTTTGTCATTTCGAGTTGGTATGTTTACGACTTGTGCTAATGGATGGTCATTTATTATATCTAACAGTTGTTGATGTTGTTTTTGGTTTGCTTTTCCAGGGATGACGCTAGTTGTTTCCCAATTGATGTTTCCTAAATTAAAGTCCCCACCAATAATTATGGCTGACTTTGAGTTTGCGTTTATTCTGCTAATGGATTCATTTAGTAAATCTAAAGATGTATCATCATCTGGCTGAGGTCGATAATAAGCACCTATATAACATTTACGTGCATTTGATATCAATAGTTCTACCCATATCATTTCACATCCTGTGTCTAGTTCTTTGAGTTCTGTacataaaaaattatttgatatagcTATGAGTACGCCTCCATGACATTGTCCTTTTTTATTTGGTGGTCTATCTTTTCTAAAAACTGTGTAATGATCTTTTGAAAAATATTCATAAGAAGATGTTTTAGGGTCTAGCCAGGTTTCAGTACCTATTATGATATCAGGCTGTGTGGTATCGACCAAAATATCTACTTCTGGTTTTTTGTTCTTAATAGATTGAAAGTTGATATTTACTATTTTTAAAGGTCTGAGTAACTTATTTTGGGTATTTataccttttttgttttgttttctggtGTCCTTTTGTGATATTGGTGATGAACAAGCATGTGGCTGTCCAGGACTACCAATGTCGCTTAACAATGAAAAAGAATTGTTTGTGACTGATGATGATATGTCAGTATGGTTGAAGAATGAACTGCTAAAGTTTGGGAGTCCACATTTTAAACAATTCCAGGACAGGTTACTGTTGTCCATTATGTTATACATTGTTGTTTGCATACCTCCTTGGCAGTCTACATGGTACCAAGTTTTACAAGAGTCGCACTCTAGAGCTTTACATTTCCAAGTGACATTTTTGCCACATGAACCGCATGGCCAGCGTGGCATTCTAGGGCCTGGGTTGAGTTCTATTTGACCACTTAATAAAATTTTTAACAACAAGTGATGGTTTTTCAGAGTTGCATGTAATGCTTTATTGCAGCAGTGTATTTTGCATGAATGATATAGCCAGAAATACATGGATACAAATTTGTTCTCTGTAATGTTAATTTTTGGAACAAATAACAAAGCATGATGATCTTCAGTGTCTTTTGGGTAAGATTTGATAAAGGGTGATCTACCTGTAGTTTTGCCATTTTCTAATGACACAAACTTATGACATTTGTACAGTACAAAGATTTTTATTTAGTGTGAAAATTCCACCTATCAATTTCAGAATCTATATCTACCTGGCATCCTTTGAGGCTGTGTGGTCCACCTGAAATGAGTGTACTTGGCTGGATCGACTTGAAGCTGACCCCATTCTGAACTGTCGAAACTGCTACATGGACGCCGCCATTTGTAAACAACGTCTTGGTTACTTCGGCGTCTCGAAAGCGCTTCATTCCAAATCAGTAACTCTTTCTTCTGAAGGTTTAAAAGTAactcaaaatgaaaacaaagctGAACGAACTAATTTAAACGTGTTTCTTTTTAAGATATGGAAGAGTGTCATGTCTCAGAAGTGCTACGTCTCCCAGTGattctttataaaattttaagttttcttcCTTGCAAAGCTTTAAACTCGTGTTCAAGGTAAATTAAATGCAATAcaccagtatatatttttttataagtacAAGATAAGAATCATTTCACATTTGACATCTTACTGATGGTGGGTATTAGTTAtcacaaggacgtataactaacatatataactaatatacgtccttggttatccgaaatatttaacaTTGTTCATGAGTGTATTTGTTATAGTGATGTTGCACCCttttatttatcttgttataTGTTTTTGTCTTAGACTCAGATCAACCTCCGATCTATTCTTACATCTGTTCTTATAATCGATATCAAAGTCTGACGTTACTTTCTCAAATCATTATCCGATATTTCAGGATAAgaatgccctttaccgtcaggTGTCAATAGATTATTTCTGCGAACATCTgcgtaaaatttgtaaaaattctaccgtgattcgtcaaaatgtTCTTATCATTATTCTTCataggtctcaaataattatccaaatggtgaagttgaaatctttCTTAGTAAATTTtccggacgccatcacaagtttgttgacctttatggaattaccgtttcacaaatgatatcagagaTGTTCCTTATGTCGCTacttcaatccccttcccttttcatgaatgtaacctaccgaaatagactatttactggatttgtattaatatgagcaacatgacgggtgccacatgtggagaaggatctgcttagcCTTAGGaaacacctgagatcaaccccagtaTTTGGTGGGGTTCTATAATGTTGCTTAATctttttactattatttgtctattagtctttttcttttatcattttatagCCATGGTCATGATGGTGCTGTCAGcttattttcaatctataagtttgactgcccctttggtatcttttgcccctctctCATATATCTAATGACTCTGTAGTTGGGCATGTGACATACCAGATTTCAAGCTGCCGTATTTTCTGGCAATGAAAATACAACCATACATGCCATATGAAATAAGAGACTGCAAGAGGGTTAGaaaactatttatttaaaaacaaaagcagaaatgttatacatttataaatcaaattgtacattttaaaaCCAATTTCTATACTCCTCTTCAAATGCAGTGAACAGGATTAATTAAATTGGATGAATGTTTatgccacccccccccccccttacaagagggggcattaagttttacccttgtccccTTGTCCTTCTAGATCTGTACATCCAcccgtcccaaaattggtttttcGTTTTTTCTAACTTCAGTTTGCTCAactaaatgttttgaaacttatacataatgcttattaccacaaaccacagatcaagttcaaattgtGTTGGCTTTACTTTTGCTGTTCTTGAGTTGACTAGCTACAAAAATGTAACAATTATTAAGGCCCTACCAAATGGCGTGTCGCTTTATGGTGATTAGTTCATCTGTCCATATGaaacaaattgtgtccgctctatatctagagaaccgttatgattgcaaagtttatacttgacatgtaccTATATTAACAGACACCTGGAGAGGATGTGTCATAATttttgtacaacttcctaggtcagaGGTTAAGATTTAAAACTTTTGTTCTAGTTGACGACCCCATGTCCTCTTGTAGAGTTCATGTCTGCTCCTTATCTTTAGAactgttatgatttcaaagttgaTGCTTGATATGTATATTAACGAACTCCAGAGGGTttgtcataatgtatgtacatCTTCCTAGGTCAtaggtcaaggtaaaaaactttggtttcagttgacaaccccatgtcctatggttaAAATTGTGTCCACTCTTTATCCTGAGAACTGTaataatttcaaagtttatacttgacatgtatattaaccaacaccagagggtgtgtcataatgtatgtacagCATCCTCAATGATCCTAGGTCAAAGTCAAGgttaaaaactttggtttcagttaaCAACCTcttgtcctatggtaaagatacaaattTTTACCACATGGGCCTACAGAGATGGCTCTTATCTCAATGAAAGAGCCCAAATAACATTCaagtttaatatttaaaaaaattgatttcaGAGTATGTAAAGTCTGGAGTGAGTATGCAGCAActattaagaaaaaaagaaagaaaatagaaTGGATGTCATTAGAATGTGATGAAGAAGAGGGTCTGAACAGTAAAACAGAAAACTTGTCTGCCTTCATTGAGGTATTATTGTAAAAAGTGATAGATTTTATTAGAGGTTTTATGTTATGGCAGTGTTTATGGGTTTTTTTGTCAAACAGTGAACATTGTAtagatttattttatatatttatgctTTCATTTATAGCAGATATTGTGTTAACTATTGATATCTAATTGTATAATGACCTAACATATTGAGTAGTTGACCACTAGTTTTCTAAGGAGTATGCAGCGGTTGGAAATATAAAATAACACTATGTTTTGTTTTAGTTGTTGTTCAAAACATTGATATTCACACTTGTTAGCTGAGctaattttatatcaatttttccAGTCAATCAGATATCACACAATTAAAAGGATACAGTTTAACTATATATATCTAtagataatatttaaaaaaaaatatataattgcactTTTTTGTGGGAacccaaaatattttgaaaaaaagactttAATACTTTGTAATTTCCCATTGCAATATGCTGAATAGATCTAATGACTTGGGGAGGGTTCATTTTAAGTTTGTTAATGATTTTATTTAGATTGATAAATTTAACTTGGATTTATTGCATGTTTTGTGCATTTGTCATTTCAGCAACTATCTAGTGAACCAGatcatgttttaatgttttgtacATCCAGACTCTATGAAACTCCAGTCAGTTTACCATCATCTCATCCGACAAGGTTTCCACGCAATGCAAAGTGTGAAGCTGTCGAAGTTACCTCCTTCGTTGAAAAACTTTTACCAAAAATATGCCCAATGTTTGCATTAGTTGCAGATGGGGTTGTAGGtttgtatatatttgaattattaGGTGCTCTAATATAAAACACAATAGTAAATGTTCAAATTATTAAACATTTAAGAATGTTAAATACTGAATTTTTAAATTTACTAAACACATTTAATTGGATCTTAAAGCAGATTTCTTCAGATTATTTGTAGCGCATCAGTTTATGAAATATTATTGAAAGTTTTAACATAAACAtgtaaacatagaaaatatcaaatatgtatTGGATAAAATGAATTTGcaactgtataaaaaaaaatgaagatagaATAAAcctaactgaaaaaaatatttttcttttgtgtatttttaagttgaatgttTTGCCAAGAGTGAAGTCACATCTGGAGATTAGAAAATTTTCAGCTGGAGGTTTGGCCTCATTATCATATCATTTTAAGTTGATGTTTTCAGTGTTCATTTTGATaataaaactacaaataaaatccagttttataaaaatgtccatattTACATGTTTGTAATAAAGCTGTCTTTATTTTTGTAGtaacagaccaaaagacaaacaagacaTGTGAAATGGAAGACAGAGATGCTCTGACCCTTCTGTCAATACCAAAAATAGATGGTTTTGATATTTATACCTTTTATGTAGATATCTATATGTATGCCAACAGAATGGATGAAAGTGGCAGTGCAATATTCGAGGTTGACCAAGTCAGTACTGTGCCAGCTGACAAAGAAGTCAAGGCCATTCTTTTTTTCTGTGACGAGCCATTCTGTCCCCCTGAGATTGGCTATACCTTGTTACAGCACTATAAAAGTTGTGTGATTGCAGGAGGATATGTAGACAATTTCAATAGTAATAGGTAATTAATGATATCAGTTTTGATTAAAAGGATAATTTATGAATATATACAGGAAAAAGATGGGGGTCTTTAAAAAGATTTTGCATTCAATTTAGTCAAGAAACAAAAATATGATTGATGTTGATACAAACATTGGGTTATCATTTCATGTAAAATCAGTGTCTGTAAAATTCAACATAAACATTTAAGAGTTCCTGTATATATTTGAggttcatgaatattttttttacaaagaagtaGGTCGGTAAGGGCCAAtattggcctcaaatttcaggttcatctaatgaaagatttttgacactttttaaacacataagtgtctatttcaattgatttaattagtttatataaaagattttaactcatctagtcattaaaaatgctccaaatcaagcttaaatatgaaaaatctatcaaatatgcaaaaaaactttacttttcagatggtttttgtcaaaatgaaagtggccgcatccgtgttcatccttaacctttatatatgttatgtattttcatctaatacaacttacatttcaatattaggaatgaacacaaatgcagccactttcatttaagacggaaaccatctaaaatttaactaaaatgctaaaattgtgaagatttcagtcatttagcatgacttaatgatgctagtacccgagatatgtgcattgtattgtaaaaaacagcccatatttatgtcgCAGAAGCATTCTGCtttataataaatagataaaagattacattttcaaaactgctatattttggggccaaaaaaactgaacctactcctttttgcAATCATTGAAGCCATACAACTTGTTCTTGTAATTATGTTCTTACACTTACCGTAAGTGACAAAAATTCCTAAGCACTGACACATATTAAAAATGTACTAGCTTTTTTAttactgttcttcatctcaatGACACAATTAGGCCTGAAATACAGAGCTAGAGCTCACACCTCATTCCTTGCAAATTAGACATAAAGTTAAagttattgaaaatgaaaatgaatcagGCAACAGCACATCTTTCTATTCTGAATCTCACTAGTTCATTATCTAAGACAATAAAGTAAAATCAATTGAATTGCAGAGATAGGTCTtcaaaaatggtcaaaaattatttactaaagaaactttaaaatcataaataaaagtaGGTACCgtaattatttcaatattaattttGATCTTCTTTTTTAGGAATTCTGAAGCCTCATTAATGTGTATTGCTCTCTGTGGTCCAAGGGTGCATGCTGCTTCTGTTATAATACGGGAAGAAGTCAACACAGCTCAAGAAGTGGATAAAATCATCAAAAAACTTAAAGATTGTAACATTCCTGAAGAAAATAGTTTTGCTTTTATGTTTGCTTGTATTGGAAGAGGAAAGGGACATTTCAAAGGATCTGAAAATGTAGAGTCAAgtgtttttaagaaatatttcccTAAAACACCTTTATTTGGATTTTTCGGAAATGGAGAAGTTGgatttgaacatttaaataaatatgaaGAAAACATTAACACTGAAAAGGTATCATCAGAGATCCCTAACAAACCTCTTCCAAAACTATACCATGCATACACAACAATTATTTGCTTGGTgtcaattaattaaatttaattaaaacaaaaatcttttaaatataCCAGTACGGGATTGTACAGTAAGGTATGCTTTTTATCCCTAATGTATTTACACCGCAGGTGATTAAGTAATGATCTCCATCTGTCTGAAAATAGTCAATACTCTCTGAGACCATTTGACATAAAGCATTCATACTTGATATCATTATTTGTCCTCATGACTATTAAGTTTCTgagatttttgtattttttttcattaaaaaagggtGATTTCTAGATTTAGGGCAATAACTCAAAACCACCTTTAACTAATTTACTAGAAACATTTGTGAAATGTTAacatctattgacatgagctgccttacaattttataatttttagattttacgtttcaaAGTAATGGGATTTTATTCACTAAAAAGGGGGATTATCCAGTTTTA carries:
- the LOC139520822 gene encoding F-box only protein 22-like; this encodes MEECHVSEVLRLPVILYKILSFLPCKALNSCSRVCKVWSEYAATIKKKRKKIEWMSLECDEEEGLNSKTENLSAFIEQLSSEPDHVLMFCTSRLYETPVSLPSSHPTRFPRNAKCEAVEVTSFVEKLLPKICPMFALVADGVVVTDQKTNKTCEMEDRDALTLLSIPKIDGFDIYTFYVDIYMYANRMDESGSAIFEVDQVSTVPADKEVKAILFFCDEPFCPPEIGYTLLQHYKSCVIAGGYVDNFNSNRNSEASLMCIALCGPRVHAASVIIREEVNTAQEVDKIIKKLKDCNIPEENSFAFMFACIGRGKGHFKGSENVESSVFKKYFPKTPLFGFFGNGEVGFEHLNKYEENINTEKVSSEIPNKPLPKLYHAYTTIICLVSIN